A stretch of the Cottoperca gobio chromosome 2, fCotGob3.1, whole genome shotgun sequence genome encodes the following:
- the LOC115021473 gene encoding ankyrin repeat domain-containing protein 10-like, producing the protein MSEGLERDFSGEEGFIRRFPIHRACRDGDVGVLVSLFQQLSSPAHLTAEDSCYGWSPLHWAAHYGQLECVVRLVQVGCEVNAVTSRFNQTATHTAAFGGHPHCVVWLTQAGADVNVQDFVGEAPIHKAARSGSLECLQVLLIAGAKPQLKNASGQTAADLAHGHGFLDCFHFISKTKKHLLQLSGLHVSGVHDGNTGPCGQGLLSRKRLLTAVDTGDMKKARGADVLVQSSGGEDQEMNMNMESAQEIHSDDDTKAITNGHHRTPSADRGEPEPPRSISSQSSAAANQQAAAAAAPAQHSSADMCGSLHLSGSPSSCVSHRPAWRGLIGADCRDFLHYGHYHGFGDTAEELSDSSCSIQAEHRYKQAVASAMQLYHD; encoded by the exons ATGTCTGAGGGACTAGAACGCGACTTCTCCGGTGAAGAGGGGTTCATCCGCCGGTTTCCCATCCACCGCGCGTGTCGGGATGGAGACGTTGGCGTTTTGGTCTCACTGTTCCAGCAGCTCTCGAGCCCGGCTCACCTGACGGCGGAGGACTCGTGCTACGGGTGGAGCCCCTTACATTGGGCTGCTCACTATGGGCAG CTGGAGTGTGTGGTGCGCCTGGTGCAGGTGGGTTGCGAGGTGAACGCAGTGACCAGCCGCTTCAACCAGACAGCGACGCACACGGCAGCGTTCGGAGGACATCCTCACTGTGTGGTTTGGCTGACTCAGGCTGGAGCTGACGTCAACGTGCAG GATTTTGTAGGTGAGGCTCCCATCCACAAGGCGGCTCGTTCAGGTAGCCTGGAGTGTCTCCAGGTGCTGTTGATAGCAGGTGCTAAACCACA ATTAAAGAACGCCAGCGGGCAGACGGCAGCGGACCTGGCCCACGGCCACGGCTTCCTCGACTGCTTCCACTTCATCTCCAAAACCAAGAAGCACCTGCTGCAGCTCAGTGGACTCCACGTGAGCGGCGTGCACGATGGGAACACCGGGCCGTGTGGTCAGGGCCTGCTCAGCAGAAAGAGGCTGCTGACAGCCGTGGACACTGGTGACATGAAGAAAGCCCGGGGCGCTGATG TGTTGGTGCAGAGCAGTGGAGGTGAGGACCAGgagatgaacatgaacatgGAGTCTGCACAGGAGATCCACTCAG ATGACGACACCAAAGCCATCACCAACGGCCATCATCGCACGCCCTCTGCTGACCGGGGGGAACCCGAGCCTCCACGAAGCATCTCCTCACAGTCCTCcgctgcagccaatcagcaggcggcagcagcagcagcgcccGCTCAGCACTCCTCTGCTGACATGTGTGGCTCTCTGCATCTGAGCGGCAGTCCCAGCAGCTGTGTGTCCCACCGGCCGGCCTGGCGGGGGCTGATAGGAGCAGACTGCAGGGACTTCCTACATTACGGACACTACCACGGCTTTGGAGACACGGCGGAGGAGCTGAgtgacagcagctgcagcatccAGGCTGAGCACAGATACAAGCAGGCTGTGGCCAGCGCCATGCAGCTGTACCACGACTGA